The Sporosarcina sp. 6E9 genome segment TCGATTAAATCGACCTTAACCGCTTCAATTTCATCCGTTTCTTCAGTTTCCGAAGGTTCGGTTGCGGCTTCATCGTTTTCCTTTGCAGGCTCATCTTTCTTCTCATCACCACATGCGGCTAGCGCTAAAACTAACCCCATCGCAGCAATTAGCAAAAACCATTTTTTCATTTTACCACGCTCCTCTTTATGTATTTACTCGTATATGCCACCAGTGAATCTTTTTAAACTTAAATGGCGCTGATTCATACCTTAGGTTTAGGTTTGAAAATTGGGTTACACTAAAAGTCATACAGAGGAGGAACAAATTATGTCCGGACACTACTTTATTGGCATAAAAAGCCCTACGAATCTTGAACATATAATGGACGCTTACAGAACCAAATATCGTTTGGATGATGCTTACAAAGTAATTCCACATCCAGACGATTTACATGTGACGTTATCATTTATTGGCGCCATGAATAAAAAATCACTGCCCTCTTTGATAGAAAGTCTGAGGATGATTACCAATAAAACACCCGTATTTAACATGCATATTGATGGATTATCCTATTTCGGTTCTCCTTCTGGCCCACGTGTTGTCTATTTATCAATTAAGGAAAACAAAGTGTTAACGACATTGCAAAAAGAAATCGAGGAAACCGTTGCTACCCAGTTGGATCGACCCGCTTCCGATCGATTTATCCCGCATATCACGATTGCCAAAAAACGGAAGACGAAAGATGGGCTCTTTATTCCAAAGGAAAAGTTGGAATCCATTAAACTTCCAGTATCTTCTTTCGCGTTGTTTACAATCCATCCAAGAAAATCTCCCAAATACGAAGCGGTTGAAACTTTTTTAATGATACAGTAAAAAACGGAAACGCTAATTTATGCGCTTCCATTTTAAATGAACAAATATTGATCAAATGAAATTGAACTATCATTATGATGTGCGACGAGTGATGGATATTT includes the following:
- the thpR gene encoding RNA 2',3'-cyclic phosphodiesterase; translation: MSGHYFIGIKSPTNLEHIMDAYRTKYRLDDAYKVIPHPDDLHVTLSFIGAMNKKSLPSLIESLRMITNKTPVFNMHIDGLSYFGSPSGPRVVYLSIKENKVLTTLQKEIEETVATQLDRPASDRFIPHITIAKKRKTKDGLFIPKEKLESIKLPVSSFALFTIHPRKSPKYEAVETFLMIQ